Proteins encoded within one genomic window of Prosthecobacter vanneervenii:
- a CDS encoding tetratricopeptide repeat protein has product MKPLLSSALSLALLYSTVGAGPARAAESGKEKAGQKSPAAAADEKALAAAEALYAEARYAEAEKAAQALVATRMQALGAEARETLRARLLLADALRMLGKVAESEAQLRELLPVLSKVFGAEDRETLRGQSALLAAKGSFTTGTAIEEELRSLVATATRVLGAEDPVTLMTRRRLAEGWYWQGKQAEAEADLRERLVIYERTLGAEDRETLRCQYHLIRVLGTQNKNAEVEALYRRLHPLQTKVLGAEGSETLHSQTYFIIALSAQNKHAEVDKLCRSVLPLQVKVFGAENKETLHCQNLLVEALLAQNKNTEVEEQSRSLLPLQVKVFGAESKEALDWQLHLLKALDAQNKHTEADKLCRSLLAIQTPVLQALAAQNKHAAAEDLCRRLIPLQIKVIGAENKETLHSQLQLIQALAAQSKNAEVEELCRRLIPLQNKALGNEGEETLQCHVYLLGALKAQDKNAELEAECRILTPLQIKIFGAESKDAVFCQSLLVDALAAQDKDAEVVELCRSLIPLQVNVLGAESKYTLDTRSRLAHALSQQEKWAEAEAEYRSLLPLQIKVLGAENNIVLDTRSGLARSLSQQKKWTEAEAEYQQVLALCERVIKPEESHTFSLYGLGDFIRNLGRNDQHELAEKVCRRVIAFYSKRPGPESESALHQRSALAGILRDEKKWTEAEAEYRALQPLFDKAFGTESASALRVRTSLAFLLLLQKKEEEAGKEFDQALALASRAHGPADDSPLPDVVMNMEILQSMGQDADVEALLRQHLTAFVKTYGQDNSEVLKLQTTLLDALMEQKKHAEAEKECRSLIATQTRLLGPEARETVESRCTLAGLLAEMDRDDEAEKEYRQVLPLYTRVFGAESEDTLRKRMLLARVLHEEEKPEEACKELGEVLDISLRVLGAEDMHTQAQIALLLAWRQTEDRGAEVTAQLRRHMPAFIQTYGQDHRRVLDLQEAIIATLITQEQYAEAERESRSLVAAETRAFGPEARETVKSRRALADLLTRQHKDAEAEKELRQTLGICQHAFGAESAETLETCHHLAVCLGMQKKQPEALKYARRAHEGRLKLLGRNHPDTRKSNELMDALTKAEAKA; this is encoded by the coding sequence ATGAAACCGCTTCTGTCTTCCGCGCTCTCCTTGGCCCTGCTCTATTCCACCGTGGGTGCCGGACCCGCACGCGCCGCAGAGAGCGGCAAGGAAAAGGCGGGCCAAAAGAGCCCTGCTGCAGCGGCTGATGAGAAGGCCCTCGCGGCTGCGGAGGCGCTGTACGCGGAGGCCAGATACGCCGAGGCAGAGAAGGCCGCGCAGGCGCTCGTGGCAACGCGCATGCAGGCACTGGGCGCAGAGGCCAGGGAAACACTGCGCGCCCGCCTCCTGCTTGCAGACGCCCTGCGCATGCTGGGCAAGGTGGCGGAGTCGGAAGCGCAACTGCGCGAACTGCTGCCGGTGCTGTCGAAAGTCTTCGGCGCGGAGGATCGTGAAACACTGCGCGGCCAGTCCGCCTTGCTCGCGGCCAAAGGCAGCTTCACTACGGGGACTGCGATTGAAGAGGAGTTGCGCAGCCTCGTGGCCACTGCGACACGGGTGCTTGGAGCTGAGGATCCAGTCACTCTGATGACGCGCCGACGTCTGGCTGAGGGCTGGTACTGGCAGGGAAAACAGGCGGAGGCCGAGGCGGACCTCCGCGAGAGGCTGGTCATTTACGAGCGCACTCTCGGGGCCGAGGACAGGGAGACACTGCGCTGCCAGTACCATCTCATCCGCGTGCTGGGTACCCAGAACAAAAACGCCGAAGTGGAGGCGCTATACCGCCGCCTGCACCCGCTGCAGACGAAAGTGCTCGGGGCCGAGGGCTCTGAAACGCTGCACAGCCAGACCTATTTCATCATAGCCCTGTCTGCCCAGAACAAGCATGCGGAGGTGGACAAGCTTTGCCGCAGCGTGCTCCCGCTGCAGGTCAAGGTCTTCGGAGCCGAAAACAAGGAGACACTGCATTGCCAGAACCTTCTCGTCGAAGCCCTGCTCGCCCAGAATAAGAACACGGAGGTGGAGGAGCAATCCCGCAGCCTGCTGCCGCTGCAGGTCAAGGTCTTCGGAGCCGAGAGCAAGGAAGCGCTCGATTGGCAGCTCCATCTTCTCAAGGCCCTGGATGCCCAGAACAAGCACACGGAGGCGGACAAGCTTTGCCGCAGCCTGCTCGCGATTCAGACACCTGTCCTCCAAGCCCTGGCTGCTCAGAACAAGCACGCGGCAGCTGAGGATCTCTGCCGCAGACTGATCCCGCTCCAGATCAAAGTGATCGGGGCCGAAAACAAGGAAACGCTGCACAGCCAGCTCCAGCTCATCCAAGCCCTGGCTGCTCAGAGCAAGAACGCGGAGGTGGAGGAGCTGTGCCGCCGCCTGATCCCGCTGCAAAACAAGGCGCTCGGAAATGAGGGCGAGGAAACGCTGCAATGCCATGTCTATCTCCTCGGAGCTCTGAAAGCCCAGGACAAGAACGCGGAGCTGGAGGCGGAGTGCCGCATCTTGACACCTCTCCAAATCAAGATCTTCGGCGCCGAGAGCAAGGATGCAGTGTTCTGCCAGAGCCTTCTCGTGGATGCCCTGGCCGCCCAGGACAAGGACGCGGAAGTGGTGGAGCTATGCCGCAGCCTGATCCCACTGCAGGTCAATGTGCTCGGCGCGGAAAGCAAGTACACTTTGGACACCCGCAGCCGTCTGGCCCATGCCCTGAGCCAGCAGGAAAAATGGGCGGAGGCCGAGGCGGAGTACCGCAGCCTGCTGCCGCTGCAGATCAAGGTGCTTGGAGCAGAAAACAATATCGTTTTGGACACACGCAGCGGCCTGGCACGCAGCCTGAGCCAGCAGAAGAAATGGACGGAGGCCGAGGCGGAATACCAGCAGGTGCTGGCGCTTTGCGAGCGTGTGATCAAACCGGAGGAATCGCACACGTTTTCTCTTTACGGGCTGGGAGACTTCATCAGAAACCTGGGAAGAAATGACCAACATGAGCTGGCGGAAAAAGTGTGCCGCCGCGTGATCGCCTTTTACAGCAAGCGGCCCGGTCCTGAGAGCGAGTCTGCTCTGCACCAGCGCAGCGCTCTGGCTGGCATCCTGAGGGACGAGAAAAAATGGACAGAAGCCGAGGCCGAATACCGCGCGCTGCAGCCCCTCTTTGACAAGGCGTTTGGCACGGAGTCCGCCTCCGCCCTGCGTGTGCGCACGTCTCTCGCCTTCCTGCTGCTGCTGCAGAAGAAAGAGGAGGAGGCGGGAAAGGAGTTTGATCAGGCGCTGGCCCTGGCCTCACGCGCGCACGGCCCCGCAGATGATTCCCCTCTGCCGGATGTGGTGATGAACATGGAGATCCTCCAGAGCATGGGCCAGGATGCGGATGTGGAGGCGCTGCTGCGCCAGCACCTGACCGCCTTTGTCAAAACTTATGGCCAGGACAACAGCGAGGTGCTGAAACTGCAGACCACGCTGCTCGACGCACTGATGGAGCAGAAGAAACACGCGGAGGCGGAGAAGGAGTGCCGCAGCCTCATCGCCACGCAGACGCGTCTGCTCGGGCCCGAGGCCAGAGAGACTGTGGAGTCCCGCTGCACGCTGGCCGGCCTGCTGGCTGAAATGGACAGGGATGACGAGGCTGAAAAGGAATACCGCCAGGTGCTGCCACTTTATACCAGGGTGTTTGGCGCGGAATCAGAGGACACATTGCGGAAGCGCATGCTTCTGGCTCGTGTCCTGCACGAAGAGGAGAAGCCTGAAGAGGCATGCAAGGAGCTCGGCGAGGTGCTGGACATCTCTCTCCGCGTGCTCGGTGCTGAGGATATGCACACCCAGGCCCAGATCGCGCTGCTGCTGGCATGGCGCCAGACGGAGGACCGGGGCGCGGAGGTGACCGCACAGCTGCGCCGGCACATGCCCGCCTTCATCCAGACCTATGGCCAGGACCACCGCCGGGTGCTGGACCTGCAGGAGGCCATCATCGCCACGCTGATCACGCAGGAGCAATACGCCGAGGCGGAGAGGGAGAGCCGCAGCCTCGTGGCCGCAGAGACCCGTGCCTTCGGACCGGAAGCCAGGGAAACCGTGAAGTCGCGCCGCGCACTGGCAGACCTGCTGACTCGGCAGCACAAGGATGCGGAGGCCGAAAAGGAACTGCGCCAGACGCTGGGCATCTGCCAGCATGCCTTCGGCGCGGAGAGTGCGGAGACGCTGGAAACCTGCCACCACCTGGCCGTGTGCCTGGGCATGCAGAAGAAGCAGCCGGAAGCCCTGAAATATGCCCGGCGCGCCCATGAGGGCCGCCTGAAGCTGCTGGGCAGGAACCACCCTGACACACGAAAGTCGAATGAACTGATGGATGCCCTGACAAAGGCGGAGGCGAAGGCGTGA
- a CDS encoding SOUL family heme-binding protein: protein MKRFFSSALQTLRRRPASSVMALALLTGVGFGCQSCASSSRKNYPTTPYQTVVAEGRLSIREYPALKIARTRGAENGGSFMRLFRYIGGANEKGEKISMTTPVLMEKSTMSFVLPESHQKQAPRAGDAAVEIATLPARRVAVCSYSGQPEGPGRAQAMDQLREWLRARKLAWVEEPVYAVYDGPFTLPAQRLNEVMLPLKP from the coding sequence ATGAAACGCTTTTTCTCCTCTGCTCTTCAAACGCTGCGCCGCCGGCCGGCATCCTCTGTCATGGCGCTGGCGCTGCTGACGGGGGTGGGCTTCGGCTGCCAGTCCTGCGCCTCGTCCTCGCGCAAAAACTACCCTACCACGCCCTACCAGACGGTGGTGGCGGAGGGGCGGCTTTCCATCCGCGAGTATCCGGCGCTGAAGATCGCGCGCACGCGCGGGGCGGAGAACGGCGGCAGCTTCATGCGGTTGTTTCGCTACATCGGCGGAGCGAATGAGAAAGGGGAAAAGATCTCCATGACCACGCCGGTGCTGATGGAAAAGAGCACCATGAGCTTTGTGCTGCCGGAGAGCCATCAGAAGCAGGCGCCGCGTGCCGGAGATGCGGCGGTGGAGATCGCCACGCTGCCCGCACGACGCGTGGCGGTGTGCTCCTACAGCGGCCAGCCGGAGGGCCCGGGCCGTGCGCAGGCGATGGACCAGCTGCGCGAATGGCTGCGGGCGCGGAAGCTCGCCTGGGTGGAAGAGCCCGTGTATGCGGTGTATGACGGCCCCTTTACCCTGCCTGCGCAGCGACTGAATGAGGTGATGCTGCCTCTGAAGCCGTGA
- a CDS encoding nucleotidyl transferase family protein has product MGLLLCLGCLMTVVCAALSVVMLFTPLPAVALPKPKENERLMAPPDKLARMVRNEINRRFSLRYRIRGYWIWYSRTLPEPWPEELPTEDPVPQKQLQPLPSATPAAAPWQQPE; this is encoded by the coding sequence ATGGGGCTGCTGCTCTGCCTCGGCTGCCTGATGACGGTGGTCTGCGCGGCGCTTTCCGTGGTGATGCTTTTTACCCCCCTGCCTGCGGTAGCCCTGCCGAAGCCCAAAGAGAATGAAAGGCTCATGGCGCCTCCGGACAAACTGGCCAGGATGGTAAGGAATGAAATCAACCGCAGGTTCAGCCTGCGGTATCGAATTAGAGGGTATTGGATTTGGTATTCCAGAACACTCCCAGAACCTTGGCCGGAAGAGCTGCCCACTGAAGATCCAGTGCCACAAAAGCAACTCCAACCCCTGCCGTCCGCCACGCCTGCGGCAGCACCTTGGCAGCAGCCGGAGTGA
- a CDS encoding DUF1549 and DUF1553 domain-containing protein: protein MPHRLPPSPSVLGAPVSHRLWVTLRRSRAAPHQHTRTPIPTKDPAPAARMLRVIRTSLLSLSLPLLLPALCGGLGGGAFAAEKAAAASAAAPADTSGIDWARARQHWSFIPPKAQALPAVRDTAWPRGRVDRFILAQMEQHDLTPSREAEPRTLLRRLYFDLTGLPPTPEEAQAFLSDTRPGAYQRLVDDLLGRRAFGERMASLWLNLARYAEDQAHQVGNNTSLNLPNAWRYRDWVVAAFNADLGYDQFIQRQLAVDLLEPQNKADLPALGFLGLGHKLYARGRLDVQAEEWAEQVDTVSQTFLGLTVACARCHDHKFDPVSTRDYYAMAGVFASVKKVSLRPDGKDEDDKTNAEKMDPGTLHIVRDDEKPHDLPIYQRGNVDTPGDVAPRAWLQVLSKGEPVKFQQGSGRAELARHIAAADNPLTARVMVNRVWDMLFGRPLARTTSNFGAMGDKPTHPALLDDLAVRFMQQGWSIKRLVRELALSATYRQSSQGSAANAQLDEANDHLWRMNRKRLGIEPQRDAVLAVAGTLSPEGGRSMDLAAADHYKRTLYSQISRKELNKTLMLFDYPDANVHAARRSESTTPTQKLYVMNSPFMQAQARALAQRLQQHAPDDAARIRHAYALLFAREPLPQETELALHFLQQPADPAAGMSPWEQLAQALLATNEMTYVD, encoded by the coding sequence TTGCCGCACCGGCTGCCGCCCAGCCCCTCTGTGCTGGGAGCGCCGGTGTCCCACCGGCTCTGGGTAACGCTCCGCCGCAGCCGCGCTGCGCCGCATCAGCACACACGCACCCCCATCCCCACGAAAGACCCCGCACCTGCAGCCCGTATGCTGCGGGTGATTCGGACTTCGCTGCTTTCCCTCTCTCTGCCGCTGCTTCTCCCCGCGCTCTGCGGCGGGCTGGGCGGTGGTGCGTTTGCGGCGGAAAAGGCGGCCGCTGCCAGTGCCGCTGCGCCTGCCGACACCTCAGGCATCGACTGGGCCAGGGCGCGTCAGCATTGGTCCTTTATCCCGCCCAAGGCGCAGGCTTTGCCCGCCGTGCGGGACACCGCATGGCCGCGCGGCCGGGTGGACAGGTTCATCCTCGCGCAGATGGAGCAGCACGATCTCACCCCTTCGCGCGAGGCCGAGCCGCGCACGCTGCTGCGGCGGCTGTACTTTGACCTCACCGGCCTGCCGCCCACGCCGGAGGAGGCGCAGGCCTTTCTCTCTGACACACGCCCGGGTGCCTACCAGAGGCTGGTAGATGATCTCCTGGGCCGCCGTGCCTTTGGCGAGCGCATGGCCTCGCTGTGGCTCAATCTCGCCCGCTATGCCGAGGACCAGGCGCATCAGGTGGGAAACAACACCTCGCTCAATCTCCCCAATGCCTGGCGCTATCGCGACTGGGTGGTGGCCGCCTTCAATGCGGACCTGGGCTATGACCAGTTCATCCAGCGGCAGCTTGCCGTGGATCTGCTGGAGCCGCAAAACAAGGCCGACCTGCCCGCCCTGGGCTTTCTCGGCCTGGGGCACAAGCTCTACGCCCGCGGCCGCCTGGATGTGCAGGCCGAGGAATGGGCCGAGCAGGTGGACACCGTCTCGCAGACCTTCCTGGGCCTCACCGTGGCCTGCGCCCGCTGCCACGATCACAAATTTGACCCCGTCTCCACGCGCGACTACTACGCCATGGCGGGCGTGTTTGCCTCCGTAAAAAAGGTGAGCCTCCGCCCCGATGGCAAGGATGAGGACGACAAGACCAACGCCGAAAAAATGGACCCCGGCACGCTGCACATCGTGCGCGATGATGAGAAGCCGCACGACCTGCCCATCTACCAGCGCGGCAATGTGGACACGCCCGGAGACGTGGCCCCGCGCGCCTGGCTGCAGGTGCTGAGCAAGGGCGAGCCCGTGAAGTTTCAGCAGGGCAGCGGCCGCGCCGAGCTGGCACGCCACATCGCCGCTGCGGACAATCCGCTCACCGCACGCGTGATGGTGAACCGCGTGTGGGACATGCTCTTTGGCCGCCCGCTGGCACGCACCACCAGCAACTTTGGCGCGATGGGAGACAAGCCCACGCACCCCGCGTTGCTCGATGACTTGGCCGTGCGCTTCATGCAGCAGGGCTGGTCCATCAAGCGCCTCGTGCGCGAGCTCGCGCTCTCCGCCACCTACCGCCAGAGCAGCCAGGGCAGCGCGGCGAATGCGCAGCTCGATGAAGCCAATGACCACCTCTGGCGCATGAACCGCAAGCGCCTCGGCATCGAGCCCCAGCGCGATGCCGTGCTGGCCGTGGCGGGCACGCTCAGCCCCGAGGGCGGCCGCTCCATGGACCTCGCCGCGGCGGATCATTACAAGCGCACGCTCTACAGCCAGATCAGCCGCAAGGAGCTGAACAAGACGCTCATGCTCTTTGATTACCCCGATGCCAATGTGCACGCCGCGCGCCGCTCGGAAAGCACCACGCCCACGCAAAAGCTCTACGTGATGAACAGCCCCTTCATGCAGGCGCAGGCGCGCGCCCTCGCCCAACGCCTGCAGCAGCATGCGCCCGATGACGCCGCACGCATCCGCCACGCCTACGCGCTGCTCTTTGCCCGCGAGCCCCTGCCGCAGGAGACGGAGCTGGCACTGCACTTTCTCCAGCAGCCCGCCGATCCCGCCGCAGGCATGAGCCCGTGGGAGCAGCTCGCCCAGGCCCTGCTGGCCACCAATGAGATGACCTATGTGGACTGA
- a CDS encoding DUF1501 domain-containing protein: protein MWTDPSLTTAAGLPLTRRATLQRLSAGFGAIGLAGMMGGKAGAAVRQQITPKAKRVIFLFMNGGPSHIDTFDPKPALKKYEGQQPSGKLYKAPKTSGFMSSPLSFQRHGQSGIEVSESLPHLGSIIDDCCVIRSMHTNVPNHEPALLMMNTGNIQPIRPSLGSWVLYGLGSENENLPGFVVLRPTPNIVVGPALWSNSFLPAEYQATGVITSDMAVDKLVANVRNSQLPVKAQRRQLDLIQSLNQLHAAQREHDSALESQIKAMETAYRMQSAASDAFDISREPEKMRELYGDTPFGRSCLLARRLAESGVRFISVYYTSTSNQPWDTHSNHYQSHPKLCADSDRASAALISDLKQRGMLDDTLVVWTGEFGRTPYSQEAPDKNKQTDPMKRGRDHHHTAFSTLLAGGGIRGGLAYGTSDELGMNAEQNPVHVHDLHATILHQLGLDHEKLTYRYAGRDFRLTDVFGNVVTDVLG, encoded by the coding sequence ATGTGGACTGACCCCTCACTCACCACCGCCGCAGGCCTGCCCCTCACGCGCCGCGCCACACTGCAGCGCCTGTCCGCAGGCTTTGGCGCCATCGGCCTCGCAGGCATGATGGGCGGCAAGGCCGGTGCCGCCGTGCGTCAGCAGATCACACCCAAAGCGAAGCGCGTCATCTTCCTCTTCATGAACGGCGGGCCGTCGCACATCGACACCTTTGACCCCAAGCCCGCGCTCAAAAAATACGAAGGCCAGCAGCCCTCAGGAAAGCTCTACAAAGCGCCCAAGACCAGCGGCTTCATGTCCTCCCCGCTGAGCTTTCAGCGCCACGGCCAGAGCGGCATCGAGGTCAGCGAGAGCCTGCCGCATCTCGGCAGCATCATCGATGACTGCTGCGTCATCCGCTCCATGCACACCAATGTGCCCAATCATGAGCCCGCGCTGCTCATGATGAACACGGGAAACATCCAGCCCATCCGCCCCTCGCTCGGCTCCTGGGTGCTGTATGGCCTGGGCAGCGAAAACGAAAACCTGCCCGGCTTTGTGGTCCTGCGCCCCACGCCAAACATCGTCGTGGGCCCCGCCTTGTGGAGCAATTCCTTCCTGCCCGCCGAGTATCAGGCCACCGGCGTCATCACCTCTGACATGGCCGTGGACAAGCTGGTGGCCAATGTGCGCAACTCCCAGCTCCCCGTCAAAGCGCAGCGCCGCCAGCTCGACCTCATCCAGAGCCTCAACCAGCTCCACGCCGCGCAGCGCGAGCACGACTCCGCGCTGGAGTCGCAGATCAAGGCCATGGAAACCGCCTACCGCATGCAGAGCGCCGCCAGCGATGCCTTCGACATCAGCCGCGAGCCCGAGAAAATGCGCGAGCTCTATGGCGACACGCCCTTTGGCCGCTCCTGCCTGCTCGCGCGTCGTCTGGCCGAGTCCGGCGTGCGCTTCATCAGCGTGTACTACACCAGCACCAGCAACCAGCCCTGGGACACTCATAGCAACCACTACCAGAGCCACCCCAAGCTCTGCGCCGACAGCGACCGCGCCTCCGCCGCGCTCATCAGCGATCTCAAGCAGCGCGGCATGCTCGATGACACCCTCGTCGTCTGGACCGGCGAGTTTGGCCGCACGCCCTACTCGCAGGAAGCCCCCGACAAGAACAAGCAGACCGACCCCATGAAGCGCGGCCGCGACCACCACCACACCGCCTTCAGCACCCTGCTGGCCGGCGGCGGCATTCGCGGCGGCCTGGCCTACGGCACCTCCGACGAGCTCGGCATGAATGCCGAGCAAAACCCCGTCCACGTCCACGACCTCCACGCCACCATCCTGCACCAGCTCGGCCTCGACCACGAAAAGCTCACCTACCGCTACGCCGGCCGCGACTTCCGCCTGACCGATGTGTTTGGGAATGTGGTGACGGATGTGCTGGGGTGA
- a CDS encoding winged helix-turn-helix transcriptional regulator — MSTSPPVIPSSSIEPGTLWVFTPSRTDPAHLESILVQRQGLLQDAVDRVVDSATTGSKHYQLFVGPRGCGKSHLVSLIVSRLGKDERVHDRLRIAWLNEDETSTTLLDLLLKIHAALEARYPAEFQEAQLAEAYELKPAQALDFVSARLLAALGSHTLLVVTENLDALLTSLGDSGQKQLRAFIQENACVCFVATAQRLVDAMTHRDNPFHGFFHTEHLKPLNVSEATELLKNIATLHGKQDVVEFLSTSRGRSRVQALHHLSGGNHRIYIVLSQFITRETMDSLLVPFMKMVDELTPYYQERLRWLPAQQRKIIEHLCRAEGTVPVKEIAKRLFATPQTISSQLQDLREMGYVTANQRGRESLYEISEPLMRICVEVKETSNHEPLRLLVDFLRVWYDDKDLDERLGAADSASESRAYFEAAISKNKKEGNLRVKLLLANLGIKELEKMTDEMRAKVTANLPESSLVAFKCLTDGDEQGCLECLAEAISEAGTPELRARMLTARGVVFKQVGKNAEALRDFEAAIDIQKVEMKELATAHMERGLIKAHNGHLAEAINDYTFAITHADASSNLKCMTLFNRGCAYTALRDLKRAIMDYTEVINHKEASIEQVTKSLCQRGLNYFNLKYFHKAIADFTLVLKKSKSNKALNISTLSMRGVVHANMGKYQNAIDDFTAVINSDDADKDEIARAKHNRGIAYFSLKNLKKAFIDFDNIVENLDYSVETRADTYLVLATVHLSEGQKKQAFKMLEQGLALNSTCSSVCREYVYDLIGVVFSVGLNPTGRKDTISLLLELFDKHQTLPFLGEAVVQHMGRVFQEGAPFPSTDNLEGWAAAWEKAGESVPDFRLSLRLLRTIVNFVKAGGQDRTILLDLAAPERAIVEQALGLSAEPG; from the coding sequence ATGAGCACCAGCCCGCCCGTCATTCCCAGCAGCTCCATCGAGCCCGGCACTCTCTGGGTCTTCACACCCAGCCGCACCGATCCTGCGCATCTGGAGTCCATTCTGGTGCAGCGTCAGGGCCTCCTGCAGGATGCCGTGGACCGCGTGGTGGACAGCGCCACCACCGGGAGCAAGCATTACCAGCTCTTCGTGGGCCCGCGTGGCTGTGGCAAAAGCCATCTTGTCTCGCTCATCGTCAGCCGTCTTGGCAAAGACGAGCGCGTGCATGACCGCCTGCGCATCGCCTGGCTCAATGAAGACGAGACCAGCACCACGCTGCTGGATCTGCTGCTCAAGATCCATGCCGCGCTGGAGGCGCGCTACCCGGCAGAGTTTCAGGAGGCACAGCTGGCGGAGGCTTACGAGCTCAAACCTGCGCAGGCGCTCGACTTCGTCTCTGCCAGACTGCTTGCGGCTCTGGGCAGCCATACTTTGCTGGTCGTCACTGAAAATCTCGACGCCCTGCTCACCAGCCTGGGAGACTCCGGGCAGAAGCAGCTGCGCGCTTTCATCCAGGAAAACGCATGCGTGTGCTTTGTGGCCACCGCGCAGCGGCTGGTGGACGCCATGACCCACAGGGACAATCCTTTTCATGGCTTCTTCCACACCGAGCATCTCAAGCCGCTCAATGTCTCCGAAGCCACGGAACTCCTCAAAAACATCGCCACGCTGCATGGCAAGCAGGATGTGGTGGAGTTCCTCTCCACGAGCCGTGGCCGCTCCCGCGTGCAGGCGCTGCACCACCTCTCCGGCGGCAATCACCGAATCTACATTGTCCTGTCTCAGTTCATCACGCGTGAGACCATGGACTCGCTGCTAGTCCCGTTCATGAAGATGGTGGACGAGCTGACCCCCTACTATCAGGAGCGTCTGCGCTGGCTCCCGGCGCAGCAGCGCAAGATCATCGAACACCTCTGCCGCGCTGAAGGTACCGTGCCCGTTAAGGAGATCGCCAAACGCCTCTTTGCCACCCCACAGACCATCTCCAGCCAGCTCCAGGACCTGCGGGAAATGGGCTACGTCACCGCCAATCAGCGCGGCCGGGAGTCCCTCTACGAAATCAGCGAGCCGCTCATGCGCATCTGCGTGGAGGTGAAGGAAACGTCCAACCACGAGCCCCTGCGGCTGCTCGTGGATTTCTTGCGCGTGTGGTATGATGACAAGGATTTGGATGAACGGCTGGGGGCGGCGGATTCAGCCTCCGAATCCCGGGCTTATTTTGAAGCTGCAATTTCAAAGAATAAGAAGGAAGGCAATCTTAGGGTTAAGCTTTTACTGGCCAACCTTGGAATTAAAGAGCTTGAGAAGATGACAGATGAAATGCGGGCCAAAGTAACTGCAAACTTGCCCGAAAGCTCACTCGTGGCGTTTAAATGCTTGACTGACGGCGACGAGCAGGGGTGTCTAGAATGCCTTGCTGAGGCCATATCAGAAGCAGGCACTCCAGAGCTGCGCGCAAGAATGCTCACGGCGAGAGGGGTGGTTTTTAAACAGGTGGGGAAAAATGCAGAAGCCTTGCGTGACTTTGAGGCGGCCATTGATATTCAAAAAGTGGAGATGAAAGAGTTGGCAACAGCTCACATGGAGCGTGGACTTATAAAAGCTCACAATGGCCACCTGGCGGAAGCAATCAATGATTATACTTTTGCTATCACGCATGCAGACGCTTCTTCGAATTTAAAATGCATGACTTTATTCAACCGCGGCTGTGCATATACAGCGCTAAGAGATTTAAAGCGTGCGATTATGGATTATACAGAGGTAATAAATCATAAAGAAGCCTCAATTGAACAGGTTACGAAATCATTGTGTCAACGAGGATTAAACTACTTTAATCTTAAATATTTTCATAAAGCTATTGCTGATTTCACTCTCGTTTTGAAGAAGTCAAAATCTAATAAAGCATTAAATATTAGTACGCTTTCCATGCGCGGCGTAGTTCACGCCAATATGGGTAAATATCAAAATGCAATCGATGACTTTACCGCTGTAATTAACAGCGATGATGCGGACAAAGATGAGATTGCACGAGCAAAACACAATCGAGGCATTGCTTATTTTTCACTGAAAAATTTAAAGAAAGCGTTCATCGATTTTGACAACATTGTTGAAAATTTGGATTACTCGGTAGAAACGCGAGCAGACACTTATCTTGTTCTCGCAACGGTGCATCTCTCCGAAGGGCAAAAAAAACAAGCCTTCAAAATGCTGGAACAAGGATTGGCTTTGAACAGCACTTGTTCATCAGTATGTCGAGAATATGTATACGATTTGATTGGTGTCGTTTTTTCCGTCGGACTTAATCCTACAGGACGCAAAGATACTATATCGCTTTTGCTCGAACTTTTCGACAAGCACCAAACCCTCCCCTTCCTCGGCGAAGCCGTCGTCCAGCACATGGGTAGAGTCTTTCAAGAGGGAGCACCTTTCCCCTCCACTGACAATCTGGAAGGCTGGGCGGCAGCGTGGGAGAAGGCTGGTGAAAGCGTGCCGGACTTCCGGCTTTCGCTGCGACTCCTGCGCACCATCGTGAACTTTGTGAAAGCTGGTGGGCAGGACCGAACGATTCTGCTGGATCTCGCGGCCCCTGAGCGTGCGATTGTGGAGCAAGCGCTGGGGCTGTCTGCTGAGCCGGGTTGA